GTGAAGCGATGACATCGATGCCGCTCTCCATACTGTTGTCTTCATCGGTGAGACGCATGAATGCCGAGCCGCCACCAAACAACTTGTGGAAACTCGCCTCAAAGTTCTGATTGATTTTCGCAAATGCCTCTTCGAATTTCTCTCGTGATACCTGCTCGATTTCCTTGATGGTTTTCTGCGTGTTTTCAATCGAGTCGAACAGGTCTGTACGTTGAGCGGCGAGGAAGGTGTGCCGCTCAGTGGTCTCCTTAAATTCCTCCAAAGCCATCATATTGACCGGGCCCATGTTCTCCAGACGCGTCCGCATCTCGCGATGGGCTTCGTCTTCCGTAGCCAACTGCTCGCCCGTAACCACGACCAGGCTCTGGTCGGCCAGCAGTTCAGCGGGTGCGACTCCAAGCTCATTGACGGAGGCCTCTGACAGATGCAAGGCATCTGATTCCAGTTTTGCGGCATGTGCGGCCACTTCGCCGCGTTGATCCCGGACTCGGTCCAACGCTTCGCGAGCGGCCTTCAGCTGGTTCTCGATTTCCCCCAGGCGATCACGCATCGCGGTGGACTCGCTCTCTAACTCCACCCCCCGCAGCTCAGCCTGCTCACGCTCCGCCGTCAGAGTTATCAGTTGCTCGCCCAGGGCGACGTTTTCTTCTTCGCGCTGTTGTTTCTCCGCTGTTGCCGATTCGTTCTGTGCCCGCAAACCCTCCAGGCGCACAGCAACTTCCTGGATCAATGACTCCACGCGCTCCAGCGTGACCGCGGCCCCGCGCTGACGCTCCTCCAGCCCTGCCACTCGCGCCATCATTTGCGATGCGTTGTGAAGCGCGGCATCTCGCGAAGTTCTCAAGACTGAGAGGCTCTCTTGCGCAGCTGCAATCTGTCGCTCCAGGCCGGCCCGCTGCTGGTCTCGTTCTTGCAACTCGCTCCGGCGAGCCGCAACGAGTTCGCTCAGTTCTTCTCTGAATGCCGCAACTTGCCCCATCTCCCGCTCGCATAGGGTCGCGCGCTCGCGGCTGCGGGCCACTTCGCTGTCCAGTTGCTGAAGCATGTGCCCCGAGGTCATGGCCTGCTGCTCAGCCTCGCGTCGTTCAGTCTCCAACCGGTCCAGCAGGGAAGTCAGTTCAGTAATTTCGCGGGCCACGCTTCCTGCCAGGCGCTCCTGCTCGCGTAAGGCGTTCTCCAATCCGGCAGCCTGCTTCAATACTTCGCGCAATTCGCGCTTCATGGCCAGGGGTCCTTCGGAACGCTGTTTGCCGCCGGTTACAGTCACGTTATGGAAACACTCGCCGCTGCCGGCGAGGAAAAAGGCATCCGGATTTTCCAGTGCCAGCTCGCGAGCGATCTCAGCTGTGGGCGCCAGATAACCGTCGCGCAGCTTGGGAAGGATCACCTCAAGAGACTTGCCGAAGCCATTCAGCACGCGAATGCAATTCTTCAGCGGAACCACGCTGTCGCGCTGGGGCGATTGGCGGCCATTCTCGTCGACGGAGAAGGAGAACTTCGCCTGCGAATCTTCAGGATGGACCAGGAAGGTCGCGCGTCCGTCCACATCGGTGCGCAACAATTCCAATCCCTGGTCTGCCGTCGCCCACGACTTCACCACGATGTAGTTCAGTTCGTCGCGCAAGAAATCGTCTACCACGTGCTCATAGCGGTCTTCTACTTCCAAGAAATCCGCGAGCACACCTGCCGGGGCAAAGCCGCGGTCGACCGCACCCGACTGAAACAGCCTTCGCACGGATTCGGTTGAATACCCGTGCTCAGCAATCACCGCCTCCAGGGAAGCTTTCTTGCCAAGCGCAGTCGCATATTCTGCGCGCAGCCCATCCAGGCGGCGTTTGCACTCGGCTTCTTCGGCCCGATTTTCGGCAATTCCCGACCGCGTGTTTTCAATGTGCCTGACCAAAGCTTTCACGCGCTCTGCCGACGACTCAAATTCGAAGGCAATCTGCCCGCGTTTCCCTCCAAAAGCTTCGATCTGGGAGGCTGCAACGGCCATTTCACGTTGCAAGCGTTCGGATTCGCGCTCATAGCCCACCATCCGCTCGGTGGCTTGAGTGACTTCATTACGGATGGCGGATGCATCCGACACAAGTTGCATCACTGCAATTCGATTCTGTTCCTGCTGACGTTCGACTTCGGCCAGCGTTTCGGCAGCCCGCCGGACTTCGTCCTGGCACTGCGCCGCCTCCTGCTGCGCTATGGCTACTTCGGCAGCCAGGGTGGCGAAAATTTGCCGATTGGATTCGCGCTCGTTTTCCAGTTCAGAGAGACGGGCGCTTGCTAGCGACATGTCACGTGCTGCCGCTTCGCTGCGAGCCGCCAGTTCTGCGCAGCGCTCCTCATTGATTCGTTGCCGGGAAAAGGCACGGTCCACTTCGCGCGTGATCGCCGCCAGGCGTTCACGGAGACCGCGTGACTCTTCCTCGATGTCGTAACTGCGTTGCCTACCTACGCTCTGTTCATTCTCCAGTTGGGTCGCAGCTTCGCTACGGGTGCGGATTTCCTCATTCAGTGCGGCAAGCTCTGCCTGAAGCTCTGACCGCTGGTTCTCCAAGGATGTCCACTTGCTGGCCAGCACGAGCCGCAGCTTGGCCCGCATTTCTTCCCGCAGCTTGGCATAGCGCTCGGCCTTGGCGGCCTGGCGCTTCAAGGAATTCATCTGCCGCGTCACTTCTTCGAAGATGTCGTTCAGGCGCGACAGGTTCAGCCTGGCCTCCTCCAGGCGCGCTTCCGCCAGACGCTTCTTGGTTTTGAATTTGGTGATGCCGGCAGCTTCTTCGATGATGGCGCGCCGGTCGGTGGGCTTGCTGCTCAGAATCTGCCCGATGCGCCCCTGCTCGATAATCGCGTAAGTTTCGGGACCCAGACCGGTGCCCATGAAGATGTCCTGGATATCGCGCAAGCGGCACAGCTTGCCATTCAGCAAATATTCGCTGTCTCCCGAGCGAAACAAGCGCCGCGTCACTACGATCTCGCCTTTTCTGAATGTGACGCGATTGAACTTACGCCGCCGAATCTTGAGCACCACGTGGGGTTGCGCGGCCGTTGCGCCGCTACCGTCGGTTTCGGTCAGGGTTTGGGGAGCATCTGCGACAGGAGCTGGGGTCGCGGGATCGGAGCGCAAATCATCCGAAGTGTGAGTCAGCGATTCGCCTGCTGCCGATAGCTGATCAGTTGCGCCCTCCATCGTGACAGGATCGGTTTGCCCGGGCCTGACCTCATCAATGTATTCTTCGGCTTCCTGTTCCTCCTTCGCGCGCATCGCAGCTTCGTCCCAGTCGTCCTGCGGCATTTCATTGACAATTTCAATCTCCGGCTCGACGACGTTACCGCTCTCGTACACATCCGGGTCGATCAGCGTCAGCGACACCTCGGCCATGCCCAGTGGCTTGCGGTCGCGCGTCCCGGCGAAAATTACGTCTTCCATGCGGCTGCCGCGCAGTGTCTTGGCTGACTGCTCGCCAAGAACCCAGGTGATGGCGTCGGCAATGTTGGACTTTCCGCACCCATTGGGGCCAACAATGGCGGCAATCCCATCGCCATGAAATTTCAGCTCGGTGCGGTCACAAAAGGATTTAAAGCCGAGAATCTGCAGCTTTTTCAGTTTCAGCAACGCTGACTCCTTCTACGTTCGGACCCGTTGCCCGCTAAGGGGTCAAAGCCGGTTCGCTTTGCATAATCCGCTATGAATGGACGTAGAGCCGTGCCTTTCAAGAGTGACTCCTTGCCGATTCCCATAAATCTAGTCATCGGGGAAGCCGGAGTCAACACAATAAACCCTATATCTTGGGGCCTTCCTGTGGAAACCACCTGATATTGAACCCCTTATGCGAAAGCCATGAGTTTGAAGAGTTCCAAGCCGTTATTCACCACCGCCTGTTTGCTGCACGCCATCAGGATGTTTCTCCAGTAACAGGGGAGGCACCTTAGCCAACGCCGCTATGCATGGGCTCGCAGACACACGGGATACACAATTTTGATGAGGAAAAACCAAGAGGAGGGAGAACCGCCAGAGCTAGTTTGAGCTTAGCGTGGACTCAAGGGAAATGCAAACTTTCGTCAGTAGGCCGCAACCCGGGTGTTGCCATCGGGTATTCTGAAGAGTCTAGAGTCCGGCTGGAGTGTCAGCGTGCAAATCTCGCCTTCCGCACTTATGTCCACCATTCATGGGGCCGTCGAACCGGGCTATGAGGAAGTCCGAGACGAATTCCAGAA
This Terriglobales bacterium DNA region includes the following protein-coding sequences:
- the smc gene encoding chromosome segregation protein SMC → MLKLKKLQILGFKSFCDRTELKFHGDGIAAIVGPNGCGKSNIADAITWVLGEQSAKTLRGSRMEDVIFAGTRDRKPLGMAEVSLTLIDPDVYESGNVVEPEIEIVNEMPQDDWDEAAMRAKEEQEAEEYIDEVRPGQTDPVTMEGATDQLSAAGESLTHTSDDLRSDPATPAPVADAPQTLTETDGSGATAAQPHVVLKIRRRKFNRVTFRKGEIVVTRRLFRSGDSEYLLNGKLCRLRDIQDIFMGTGLGPETYAIIEQGRIGQILSSKPTDRRAIIEEAAGITKFKTKKRLAEARLEEARLNLSRLNDIFEEVTRQMNSLKRQAAKAERYAKLREEMRAKLRLVLASKWTSLENQRSELQAELAALNEEIRTRSEAATQLENEQSVGRQRSYDIEEESRGLRERLAAITREVDRAFSRQRINEERCAELAARSEAAARDMSLASARLSELENERESNRQIFATLAAEVAIAQQEAAQCQDEVRRAAETLAEVERQQEQNRIAVMQLVSDASAIRNEVTQATERMVGYERESERLQREMAVAASQIEAFGGKRGQIAFEFESSAERVKALVRHIENTRSGIAENRAEEAECKRRLDGLRAEYATALGKKASLEAVIAEHGYSTESVRRLFQSGAVDRGFAPAGVLADFLEVEDRYEHVVDDFLRDELNYIVVKSWATADQGLELLRTDVDGRATFLVHPEDSQAKFSFSVDENGRQSPQRDSVVPLKNCIRVLNGFGKSLEVILPKLRDGYLAPTAEIARELALENPDAFFLAGSGECFHNVTVTGGKQRSEGPLAMKRELREVLKQAAGLENALREQERLAGSVAREITELTSLLDRLETERREAEQQAMTSGHMLQQLDSEVARSRERATLCEREMGQVAAFREELSELVAARRSELQERDQQRAGLERQIAAAQESLSVLRTSRDAALHNASQMMARVAGLEERQRGAAVTLERVESLIQEVAVRLEGLRAQNESATAEKQQREEENVALGEQLITLTAEREQAELRGVELESESTAMRDRLGEIENQLKAAREALDRVRDQRGEVAAHAAKLESDALHLSEASVNELGVAPAELLADQSLVVVTGEQLATEDEAHREMRTRLENMGPVNMMALEEFKETTERHTFLAAQRTDLFDSIENTQKTIKEIEQVSREKFEEAFAKINQNFEASFHKLFGGGSAFMRLTDEDNSMESGIDVIASPPGKKLQNVLLLSGGEKALTALALLVGIFQFQPSPFCILDEVDAPLDEANIGRFTDMVREMSLNTQFVIITHSKKTMGIAPVLYGVTMQEPGVSKLVSVRFSGLEKTQAMTA